GTCACGGCGAAGCTGGCACTCATGCGCCAGGTATGAGCCAGCGTCGGATGCTGGAAGTCGAAATTGACGTGCTGGACAAAAACAACCGTCTGGCTGAACGCAACCGCGCGCGCTTTGCTGCCCGCAATCAGTTGGTACTCAACCTGGTTTCCAGCCCTGGTTCCGGTAAAACCACGCTGCTGACTGAAACCTTAATGCGCCTGAAAGATAGCGTTCCGTGTGCGGTGATTGAAGGCGACCAGCAAACCGTGAACGATGCCGCCCGCATTCGCGCTACCGGCACACCAGCTATTCAGGTGAATACCGGTAAAGGCTGCCATCTCGATGCCCAGATGATCGCTGATGCCGCACCGCGCCTGCCACTGGCCGATAACGGTATTCTGTTTATCGAAAACGTTGGCAACCTCGTATGCCCGGCCAGCTTCGATCTCGGTGAAAAACACAAAGTGGCGGTGCTTTCCGTTACCGAAGGTGAAGACAAACCGCTGAAATATCCGCATATGTTTGCCGCCGCCTCGCTGATGCTGCTCAACAAAGTTGACTTGCTGCCATATCTCAATTTCGACGTTGAGAAGTGCATCGCCTGCGCCCGCGAAGTCAATCCAGAAATTGAAATCATCCTTATTTCCGCCACCAGCGGCGAAGGGATGGACCAGTGGCTGAACTGGCTGGAGGCACAGCGATGTGCATAGGCGTTCCTGGCCAGATTCGCACCATTGACGGCAACCAGGCGAAAGTCGACGTCTGCGGCATTCAGCGCGATGTCGATTTAACGCTAGTCGGCAGCTGCGATGAAAACGGTCAGCCGCGCGTGGGTCAGTGGGTACTGGTTCACGTTGGCTTTGCCATGAGCGTAATTAATGAAGCCGAAGCGCGCGACACTCTCGACGCCTTACAAAATATGTTTGACGTTGAGCCGGATGTCGGCGCGCTGTTGTATGGCGAGGAAAAATAATGCGTTTTGTTGATGAATATCGCGCGCCGGAACAGGTGATGCAGTTAATTGAGCATCTGCGCGAACGTGCTTCACATCTCTCTTACACCGCCGAACGCCCTCTGCGGATTATGGAAGTGTGTGGCGGTCATACCCACGCCATCTTTAAATTCGGCCTCGACCAGTTACTGCCGGAAAACGTTGAATTTATCCACGGTCCGGGTTGCCCGGTGTGCGTACTGCCGATGGGCAGAATCGACACCTGCGTGGAGATTGCCAGCCATCCGGAAGTCATCTTCTGTACCTTTGGCGACGCCATGCGCGTACCGGGGAAACAGGGGTCGTTGTTGCAGGCAAAAGCACGCGGTGCTGATGTGCGCATCGTCTACTCGCCAATGGATGCGTTGAAACTGGCGCAGGAGAACCCAACTCGTAAAGTGGTGTTTTTCGGCTTAGGGTTTGAAACCACCATGCCGACCACCGCAATCACTCTGCAACAGGCAAAAGCCCGCGATGTGCAGAATTTTTACTTCTTCTGCCAGCACATTACGCTGATCCCGACTCTGCGCAGTTTGTTGGAGCAGCCGGACAACGGCATTGATGCAT
The DNA window shown above is from Escherichia sp. E4742 and carries:
- the hypB gene encoding hydrogenase nickel incorporation protein HypB, which gives rise to MCTTCGCGEGNLYIEGDEHNPHSAFRSAPFAPAARPKMKITGIKAPEFTPSQTEEGDLHYGHGEAGTHAPGMSQRRMLEVEIDVLDKNNRLAERNRARFAARNQLVLNLVSSPGSGKTTLLTETLMRLKDSVPCAVIEGDQQTVNDAARIRATGTPAIQVNTGKGCHLDAQMIADAAPRLPLADNGILFIENVGNLVCPASFDLGEKHKVAVLSVTEGEDKPLKYPHMFAAASLMLLNKVDLLPYLNFDVEKCIACAREVNPEIEIILISATSGEGMDQWLNWLEAQRCA
- the hypC gene encoding hydrogenase 3 maturation protein HypC codes for the protein MCIGVPGQIRTIDGNQAKVDVCGIQRDVDLTLVGSCDENGQPRVGQWVLVHVGFAMSVINEAEARDTLDALQNMFDVEPDVGALLYGEEK
- the hypD gene encoding hydrogenase formation protein HypD, with protein sequence MRFVDEYRAPEQVMQLIEHLRERASHLSYTAERPLRIMEVCGGHTHAIFKFGLDQLLPENVEFIHGPGCPVCVLPMGRIDTCVEIASHPEVIFCTFGDAMRVPGKQGSLLQAKARGADVRIVYSPMDALKLAQENPTRKVVFFGLGFETTMPTTAITLQQAKARDVQNFYFFCQHITLIPTLRSLLEQPDNGIDAFLAPGHVSMVIGTDAYNFIASDFHRPLVVAGFEPLDLLQGVVMLVEQKIAAHSKVENQYRRVVPDAGNLLAQQAIADVFCVNGDSEWRGLGVIESSGVHLTPDYQRFDAEAHFRPAPQQVCDDPRARCGEVLTGKCKPHQCPLFGNTCNPQTAFGALMVSSEGACAAWYQYRQQESEV